The Rhizoctonia solani chromosome 4, complete sequence genome contains a region encoding:
- a CDS encoding Retrotransposable element Tf2 protein translates to MGHDRNSQAEPIKTLIDSGATSNFISPALVEKLKIPKTLLKNPQVVRMLDGTISQTGRIWHQVQLAVLANGHFHHIPFLVCPIGNTPAILGMTWLTLESPLIDWQQGLVTFPEQALIASEEEADINPLADLPGQYHEFAKVFGEEEFKVLPPHREYDIAIDLLPDAKLSPGPIYGMTDAESKALKQHIDEELATGKIRPSTSSAGAPVMFVKKADGSLRLVVDYRKLNDVTHKNVYPLPRQDNLMAKLRHAKVFTKLDLRWGYNNVRIKEGDEWKTAFRTKYGLFEYLVMPFERPEDHPTHVREVLSRLLKNQLFCKLSKCHFHVTTVDYLGIVISPAGFSMDQKKIEAVTSWPHPEQSSNSVARPLHNLTKKETPWSWGNLEEAAFQELKLLVTQSLVLIHSNPNLPYYLETDASGVAMGAILSQRGPDNQLHPIAYMSKLFSGAEANYDTHNKELLAIIKALEEWRIFLEATDKPIQARTFNCRHAQWRIFLSNFNFEIHYQPGKQLGKPDALSRRADYVNNPSEPEVMLPAEVFANTSEEELEIVTEIRTKLREDPSLESIIQFLTEDADNAPPSIRKAYRDYDWEEDLLWYRGKLVVPDSEALKEQLLKEFHDSPLAGHPGQQRTLELLSCNYWWPGMKSSAKEWPLEVPPFPFHTISYNFITGFPKSQGHNAILVVIDSFSKFGHFIPTSKKVTAKGLADLFITHVWKLHGLPVKTISDRGTTFTGKFLRALYQRLGVKPAFSSAYHPESDGQTERVNQFIEFYLRSYVAADHSDWATWLPLAEYAYNNAKHAATGKTPFELVYGQNPVMNPSNIPANVPEADAVADTLAQEWKEAESALRMSKEQMARDKGIIPEYSVGKKVWLDGKNVELSYTTVMTNSNKLDPKQLGPFKIIKKVSSHAYRLELPETLKIHDVFYIGLISRVHESPNQPFPERPPPETIEGEEEYEVEQIIDSKRQQGYGPEDNSWEPEELLKHSQEEIKRFNQARLRKARDAAKSL, encoded by the exons atgggtcatgacagaaaCTCCCAGGCAGAACCCATCAAAACCCTTATAGACTCCGGCGCTACCTCCAATTTCATATCCCCCGCTctagtagaaaaactcaaaatcccaaaaaccctactcaaaaacccacaagtagtgagaatgttagatggtacaatatctcagactggtcgcatatggcaccaggttcaacttgcagtCTTGGCCAACGGCCATTTCCACCACATtccttttcttgtttgccccattggtaacaccccggctatccttggcatgacatggctcacatTGGAATCCCCCttgattgactggcaacagggacttgTCACGTTTCCTGAACAGGCCCTAATAGCAtccgaagaagaagcagatatCAACCCATTAGCTGACCTTCCGGGACAGTACCATGAATTCGCTAAGgtctttggggaagaagagttcaaAGTCTTACCCCCCCATAGGGAATACGATATAGCTATTGATTTATTACCGGATGCCAAACTTTCACCTGGTCCAatttatggcatgactgacgcagaatccaaggcgctgaaacaacacattgatgaggagctagcaacaggcaagatccgccctagtacctcctcggCAGgtgccccagtcatgtttgtgaaaaAAGCAGACGGATCCCTCAGGCTAGTTGTTGATTATAGAAAGCTGAATGACGTCACCCATAAAAACGTATATCCTTTACCAAGGCAGGACAATCTCATGGCTAAACTTAGGCATGCCAAAGTCTTCACTAAACTGGACCTACGCTGGGGGTATAATAATGTTcgaatcaaggaaggtgatgaatggaaaacggccttcagaaccaaatatggcctattCGAATACCTagttatgccttttg aaagACCTGAGGACCATCCAACCCacgtcagggaagtcctatcacgCCTAttgaagaaccagttgttctgcaagctgtccaaatgtcacttccacgtTACCACCGTAGATTATCTAGGAATTGTCATCTCACCTGCAGGCTTCTcaatggatcaaaagaagataGAAGCCGTCACTTCCTGGCCACACCCAGAACAGTCAAGCAA ctcggttgcacgccccctccacaacctcaccaaaaaggaaaccccctggtcatggggtaacctagaggaagcagcgttccaggaactgaaactccttgtcacccagtcactggtcctcatccattccaacccaaacCTACCCTATtacttggaaacagatgcatcggGAGTAGCTATGGGCGCCATACTAAGCCAGAGGGGACCAGACAATCAATTACACCctattgcctatatgtcTAAGTtgttctcaggggcagaggcaaactatgacacccacaacaaggaacttctggccatcatcaaagccctagaggaatggcgtatcttcttagaagcaacagacaaacccatacag gccagAACCTTCAATTGCAGACATGCccaatggcgcatattcttgaGCAACTttaactttgagatccactaccaaccagggaaacagttggGTAAGCCAGATGCATTGTCCAGACGGGCAGACTATGTCAACAACCCctcagaaccagaagtcatgctccccgcagaagtctttgccaacacgtcagaagaagaactggaaattgtcacggagaTCCGCACCAAGCTTAGGGAAGACCCATCCCTTGAGTCCATTATCCAgttcctcacagaagacgcGGACAACGCTCCTCCTTCCATTCGTAAGGCATATAgagattatgactgggaagaagacctcctCTGGTATCGTGGtaaactagttgtcccagactcagaagcCCTAAAGGAACAACTACTCAAagaattccacgactcacCCCTGGCAGGGCACCCTGGACAGCAAAGAACCCTAGAACTCCTGAGCTGTaattactggtggccaggaatgaagtcatccgccaaggaatgg cccttagaagttcctcccttcccgttccacacaatatcctacAATTTTATTACCGGTTTTCCTAAGTCACAGGGCCACAATGCTATCTTAGTGGTAATTGATtcattctccaagtttgggcatttcatccccacttctAAGAAGGTTACCGCCAAAGGACTTGCAGACCTATTCATCACCCATGTAtggaaacttcatggatTACCGGTCAAAACAATCTCTGACCGCGGAACTACCTTCACCGGGAAATTCTTAAGGGCCCTCTACCAACggcttggagtcaaaccagcgttTTCCTCTGCGTACCACCCTGAATCAGACGGACAGACAGAAAGAGTGAACCAGTTTATTGAGTTTTACCTACGCTCCTACGTAGCCGCTGATCATTCGGACTGGGCCACTTGGTTGCCTTTGGCTGAGTACgcttacaacaacgccaaacaTGCGGCAACCGGGAAAACGCCCTTTGAACTTGTCTATGGACAAAACCCGGTAATGAACCCCTCCAACATCCCagccaacgtcccagaagcagatgcaGTGGCAGACACACTagcccaagaatggaaagaagccgaatcagccctcagaatgagcaaagaaCAGATGGCCAGGGACAAAGGAATAATACCGGAGTATTCAGtaggcaaaaaagtctggctagatgggaAGAACGTAGAactgtcgtacaccactgtaat gaccaattcaaataaGCTGGACCCTAAACAACTTGGCCCCTTCAAAATCATCAAGAAGgtctccagccacgcctaccgcctagagTTACCGGAAACCTTGAAGATCCATGACGTCTTTTACATTGGGTTAATCTCCAGAGTCCATGAATCCCCAAACCAGCCATTCCCGGAACGACccccccctgaaacaatagagggagaagaggaatacgaggttgagcaaatcattgactccaagcgACAACAGG GTTACggtccagaagacaactcctgggaGCCCGAGGAACTACTaaaacacagccaggaagagatcaagcgcttcaaccaggctagactcagaaaggctcgtgacgccgccaaaagcctttaa
- a CDS encoding Retrotransposon-derived protein PEG10, translating into MEPEPSPSALLKAITALTATIGSLQDQIQAQSQQIIELRAICKETADLLGDKDQGATQTKPGPSTGPVTPPTHSGGETLTPGTIRPGLKAPFRPSRGTGFDSKEEEEPRRPKKEPQGTPARHLGSLTPFDAGSSVKRPKMDLPDPYKGDTRGRKATQWLDRMMLWVALHRNQFDKEEQMVVWILYHMTDKAADWALPIIGTIIKGEGNPPTTIQALTAKFKEAFADPDAKRAAARKIAALTQTTTTSEYVKELLSTKDNIPNELEAIFAASIKIDNICWENKENHPKKAPAKAPITATTSTSTTTTRVQLSEDPNYVTPEERDRRRASGLCVKCGQKGHGIKQCPNGWKATIKEVAKVAEDESGKE; encoded by the exons atggaaccagaaccgtccccttccgctctcctcaaggctatcacagccctcacagccaccattgggtccctgcaggaccaaatccaagCCCAGAGCCAGCAAATTATTGAACtcagggccatatgcaaggaaactgcagacctccttggggataaggaccaaggagcaacccaaaccaagcctggcccatcgactgggcctgtcactcctcccacccactcgGGAGGAGAAACCCTCACTCCAGGCACaattaggcctgggctcaaggccccattccggccttcaagagggacgggctttgactccaaagaagaggaagaaccaaggcggcccaaaaaagagcctcagGGAACGCCTGCAAGACACCTGGGATCCCTTACCCCttttgacgcagggtccagcgtaaagcggcccaaaatggatcTCCCAGATCCCTACAAAGGGGACACCAGGGGGCGTAAGGCTACTCAGTGGCTTGATAGAATGATGCTATGGGTAGCTCTTCATCGCAATcagtttgacaaggaggagcagatggtcgtgtggatcttataccacatgacagacaaggctgccgactgggccctccccatcattggaactatcatcaagggcgagggtaaccctcctaccactatccaggccctaacggccaaattcaaggaggcatttgccgACCCAGATGCTAAGAGAGCCGCTGCTAGGAAGATCGCCGCGctgactcagacaaccaccacgtctgagtat gtgaaggaactcctgtccaccaaggacaacattcccaACGAGCTGGAGGCaatatttgccgcctccatcaagattgacaacatttgttgggaaaacaaggagaaccacCCCAAAAAGGCTCCTGCCAAGGCACCAATCACCgcaaccacctccacttccaccactactaCCAGGGTCCAActatcagaggaccccaactatgtTACCCCGGAAGAAAGAGATCGCCGACGCGCATCAGGGCTGTGTGTTaagtgcggtcaaaagggccatggaatcaagcagtgcccaaatggctggaaagctacaatcaaggaggtagccaaggtagctgaggatgagtcgggaaaagaataa